In one Dehalogenimonas formicexedens genomic region, the following are encoded:
- a CDS encoding DEAD/DEAH box helicase yields MTFEQFNLHPAIMDGIRSVGYSEPTPIQAQAIPPALEGRDLIGLAQTGTGKTAAFVLPMLQKLLRGPRGKLRGLIISPTRELAEQIYESIKGLSQHTGIRSMAIYGGVGMDPQKSKLRTGMDIVVACPGRLLDHVWQGTIDFTDVEMLVIDEADRMFDMGFLPDIRKILKCLMHERQTLLFSATMPDDVRKLVRDVLNDPVTVQIGQVAPANTVTHALYPVRQDLKTSLLKTLLKQTDMDSVLVFTRTKHRTERVALALAQSGLKVASIQGNLSQYRRQAALDGFKDGTFKVLVATDIASRGIDVSDVSHVINYDMPDTADTYIHRIGRTGRIGKTGDAFTFVCAEDEPMVKSIEKVLKSPIERRSVDGFKYDAPEPVKTAPPHQPRHTRPQNPASGSDHNRRRTPAFHRRLSPQSI; encoded by the coding sequence ATGACTTTCGAACAATTCAATCTTCACCCCGCCATCATGGATGGCATCAGGTCCGTCGGTTACTCCGAACCCACCCCTATCCAGGCTCAGGCTATACCCCCCGCTCTTGAAGGGCGTGACCTTATAGGCCTGGCCCAAACCGGCACCGGTAAAACGGCGGCGTTTGTCCTGCCTATGCTGCAAAAACTGTTACGCGGACCCCGCGGCAAGCTCCGGGGGTTGATCATTTCACCCACCCGGGAACTCGCCGAGCAGATCTATGAGTCCATCAAAGGGCTGTCTCAGCACACCGGCATCCGCAGCATGGCCATCTACGGCGGCGTCGGCATGGATCCCCAGAAGAGCAAGCTGCGCACCGGAATGGACATCGTCGTCGCCTGCCCTGGGCGGCTGCTCGACCATGTTTGGCAGGGGACTATTGATTTCACCGACGTCGAGATGCTGGTCATCGACGAAGCCGACAGGATGTTTGATATGGGCTTTCTGCCCGATATCCGCAAGATCCTGAAATGCCTGATGCATGAGCGCCAGACCCTTCTTTTCTCCGCCACCATGCCGGATGACGTCCGCAAACTGGTGCGCGATGTGCTCAATGACCCCGTTACCGTTCAGATCGGCCAGGTAGCCCCGGCCAACACGGTGACCCATGCCTTGTACCCCGTGCGGCAGGACCTGAAAACCTCGCTGCTGAAAACTTTGCTGAAACAGACCGATATGGATTCGGTGCTGGTATTCACCCGCACCAAGCACCGCACCGAACGGGTCGCCTTGGCGCTGGCCCAATCCGGCCTGAAGGTCGCCTCCATTCAAGGCAATCTCTCCCAGTACCGCCGCCAGGCCGCTCTCGACGGTTTCAAGGACGGCACTTTCAAGGTGCTGGTGGCGACCGATATCGCCTCCCGCGGCATCGACGTCTCGGACGTCTCTCACGTCATCAACTACGACATGCCCGATACTGCCGACACCTACATCCACCGCATTGGACGGACCGGTAGGATCGGTAAAACCGGCGATGCCTTCACCTTCGTCTGCGCTGAGGACGAACCGATGGTGAAGTCGATCGAAAAGGTGCTCAAGTCACCCATCGAGCGGCGCAGCGTCGATGGTTTCAAGTACGATGCTCCCGAGCCGGTGAAAACCGCTCCGCCACACCAGCCCCGGCATACCCGGCCGCAAAATCCGGCCTCGGGATCGGATCACAACCGGCGCCGTACGCCGGCTTTCCACCGCAGGCTGAGCCCGCAATCGATTTAG
- a CDS encoding DegV family protein — MVIKIVTDSTADVPPELAAELGITSVPLYVQFGGQSYRDRVDITEDEFYSRLQSDSVHPTTAQPSPQDFARVYDELAAGADGILSIHISEKMSGTISSARQGAKMMKNPVPVEVVDSKMTSMAQGLVVVAAARLAKTGKDLKSLAESARGFVGDIHLLVLFDTLKYIARGGRIGRAKALLGSILNVKPLLGIKDGEFIPVGQVRSRAKGIERLFELAKEAGHNIAEATVIHSTTPDEAKSLADRIAEFVSPDRIYIGRFGPVLGVHGGPGVLAVAFRLKS; from the coding sequence GTGGTCATCAAGATAGTCACCGATTCCACCGCCGACGTGCCCCCGGAACTAGCCGCTGAGCTCGGTATCACCTCGGTGCCCCTGTACGTCCAATTCGGAGGGCAATCTTATCGGGACCGCGTCGACATCACCGAGGATGAGTTTTATTCCCGCCTGCAATCCGATTCGGTCCACCCTACCACCGCCCAGCCCTCGCCACAGGATTTTGCCAGGGTTTATGACGAACTCGCCGCTGGTGCGGACGGGATTTTATCGATCCACATTTCTGAGAAGATGAGCGGCACCATCAGTTCCGCCCGCCAGGGCGCCAAAATGATGAAAAATCCTGTCCCGGTGGAAGTGGTAGACTCCAAGATGACGTCGATGGCACAGGGACTGGTGGTCGTAGCCGCCGCCCGTCTTGCCAAAACCGGAAAGGACCTGAAATCGCTGGCCGAGTCGGCCCGCGGCTTTGTCGGCGACATTCACCTGCTGGTTCTGTTCGATACTCTGAAATACATTGCCCGCGGCGGACGCATCGGCCGGGCTAAAGCTCTTCTGGGCTCCATCCTTAACGTCAAGCCCCTGCTCGGCATCAAGGACGGCGAGTTCATCCCCGTCGGCCAGGTCAGGAGCCGGGCAAAGGGCATCGAAAGGTTATTTGAACTGGCGAAGGAAGCCGGCCACAACATCGCCGAAGCCACCGTAATTCATTCAACCACGCCGGATGAAGCCAAATCCCTGGCTGATCGCATCGCTGAATTCGTCTCGCCGGACAGGATCTATATCGGCCGTTTCGGGCCGGTGCTGGGGGTGCACGGCGGACCCGGCGTCCTGGCGGTGGCATTCAGGCTCAAAAGCTGA
- a CDS encoding MarR family winged helix-turn-helix transcriptional regulator, with protein sequence MEKLHSLKRLMNPDTQCPGEEPLAHSQWLALILISRQEGIGIKELAAQLGISSSAATQLVDGLVAKGVILRQTSPDDRRALRLSLPEESRQKIEAMKVQRLERFCAVFSSLDDDEFRTLIGLLDKVVTNSQTKLKEVV encoded by the coding sequence ATGGAAAAGCTGCATTCGTTAAAACGCCTGATGAACCCGGACACCCAGTGTCCCGGCGAAGAACCGCTCGCTCATTCCCAGTGGCTGGCGCTTATTCTTATCAGCCGCCAGGAAGGTATCGGCATCAAGGAACTGGCCGCCCAACTGGGCATTTCTTCCAGCGCGGCAACTCAACTGGTCGACGGCCTGGTTGCCAAAGGTGTGATCCTTCGTCAAACGTCTCCCGACGACCGCCGCGCCCTCCGCCTGAGCCTGCCTGAAGAAAGCCGCCAGAAAATTGAAGCCATGAAAGTCCAGCGCCTGGAGCGCTTTTGCGCCGTCTTCAGTTCCCTCGATGACGATGAATTCAGGACACTCATCGGGCTTTTAGATAAGGTAGTCACCAATTCCCAGACCAAATTGAAAGAGGTAGTATGA
- a CDS encoding MDR family MFS transporter — MTHKQNTPLILAGVMLSMILASLDQTIVATAMPRIVEEFQGLSHLSWVFTSYMLATAVTVPIYGKLTDMFGRRNLLLLAVLIFLAGSMLSGIAQNMTQLIYFRAIQGVGSGAIMVNAFSVIGDLFPPAQRGKVQGLFGAVFGITSVAGPLLGGWLTDNFSWRWIFYVNVPVGIAALAVIFAGMVPKINNPHEVKNRSIDYIGAILLTATLVPLLLALTWGGSQYAWGSVEIVGLLIMAFVALIAFTWRETKAKDPVISLSLFKNRVFTVSIIATFLASLGMFGSILFIPVFAQGVAGFSATNSGLILMPMMISIVVGSMTAGQIMSRTGNYKIMAIAGMAIATTGMLLFSQINETTTQVSLILRMIVMGIGLGFTMPVFTVAVQNAFAHAKLGQVTAGIQLFRTVGATVGGAVLGGVMNAQLASRLTNIQNDPFIVMAKQANPNLPVNIDGNTIQTFLSNIGQAQIRAGFEQAPAAVRDALTNAFNNFLEILKTAYSDSIDRVFIIGAVLMAVSVIVTIFLPQIALRKSHHPMPEELGVELETSLGQSDKRHEPEL, encoded by the coding sequence ATGACCCACAAGCAAAACACCCCCCTCATCCTGGCGGGCGTCATGTTGTCCATGATCCTGGCGTCGCTCGACCAGACCATCGTCGCCACCGCCATGCCCCGCATCGTCGAAGAGTTCCAGGGACTGTCCCACCTTTCCTGGGTCTTCACTTCCTACATGCTGGCGACCGCCGTCACCGTGCCCATCTACGGCAAACTGACCGATATGTTCGGCCGCCGGAACCTGCTGCTGCTGGCCGTTCTGATATTCCTGGCCGGTTCGATGCTCTCGGGCATAGCGCAAAACATGACCCAGCTCATCTATTTCCGTGCCATTCAGGGCGTGGGCTCCGGCGCCATCATGGTCAACGCTTTCTCAGTTATCGGAGATCTGTTCCCGCCGGCTCAGCGCGGTAAAGTCCAGGGACTTTTCGGCGCCGTCTTCGGCATCACCTCGGTGGCCGGCCCGCTATTGGGTGGCTGGCTGACCGACAACTTCTCATGGCGCTGGATATTCTACGTCAACGTCCCCGTCGGCATCGCCGCTCTGGCGGTCATCTTCGCCGGCATGGTGCCCAAGATCAATAACCCGCACGAGGTCAAGAACCGTTCGATCGATTATATTGGCGCGATCCTCCTGACCGCCACTCTGGTACCGCTGCTCCTTGCCCTTACATGGGGCGGCAGCCAGTATGCTTGGGGTTCGGTTGAAATCGTCGGCTTATTAATCATGGCTTTTGTAGCCTTGATAGCTTTCACCTGGCGCGAGACAAAGGCTAAAGACCCCGTGATCTCGCTCAGCCTTTTCAAAAACCGGGTGTTCACCGTTTCCATCATCGCCACCTTCTTGGCCTCACTCGGTATGTTCGGTTCCATTTTGTTCATCCCTGTCTTTGCCCAGGGTGTTGCCGGATTCTCTGCGACGAACTCAGGCCTGATCCTGATGCCAATGATGATTTCCATTGTTGTCGGTTCGATGACCGCAGGCCAGATCATGTCGCGTACCGGCAACTACAAAATCATGGCTATCGCCGGTATGGCCATCGCTACCACAGGCATGCTGCTCTTCTCACAGATCAACGAAACCACCACTCAGGTCTCGCTTATCCTCCGCATGATCGTCATGGGCATCGGCCTCGGCTTCACGATGCCGGTGTTCACCGTGGCGGTTCAAAACGCCTTTGCCCATGCTAAACTCGGTCAGGTTACCGCCGGAATTCAATTATTCCGAACGGTCGGCGCCACCGTCGGCGGCGCGGTCCTTGGCGGCGTCATGAATGCCCAGCTCGCCTCGCGACTCACCAATATCCAGAACGACCCGTTCATAGTCATGGCCAAGCAGGCTAACCCGAATTTGCCGGTCAATATCGACGGCAATACCATTCAGACTTTTTTGAGCAACATCGGACAAGCCCAGATCCGGGCAGGGTTTGAACAGGCTCCGGCGGCTGTCCGCGATGCCCTGACGAACGCCTTCAACAACTTCCTGGAAATCTTGAAGACAGCCTACAGCGACTCCATAGACAGGGTCTTCATCATCGGAGCTGTCCTGATGGCCGTGTCGGTTATCGTCACCATCTTCCTGCCACAGATCGCCCTGCGCAAGAGCCATCACCCCATGCCCGAAGAGTTGGGTGTCGAGCTTGAGACCTCCCTGGGGCAATCCGACAAGAGGCACGAACCGGAGTTGTAG
- a CDS encoding thioredoxin family protein, with protein sequence MQIKILGTGCAKCKTLEAVTREAVNELGVDAEITKVSELQDIMTYPITMTPGLVVNEKVIVSGRVPDKKELIRLLKANRV encoded by the coding sequence ATGCAGATCAAGATCCTTGGGACAGGCTGTGCCAAGTGCAAAACCCTGGAGGCCGTCACCCGTGAAGCGGTTAACGAACTCGGCGTCGATGCCGAGATCACCAAGGTCTCCGAACTCCAGGACATCATGACTTACCCCATCACCATGACGCCGGGCCTGGTAGTGAACGAGAAGGTCATCGTTTCCGGCAGGGTTCCCGACAAGAAAGAGTTGATACGGCTATTGAAAGCGAATCGGGTCTGA
- a CDS encoding permease, with translation MAHEEKCDIGCDCGPGNSPAPVRAARPGRLAWWLGLGLVAWILIYYWLKPAADFVTFDLFRLDETSRFGSAVAFFLYDAPKVLMLLVLIIFGIGIVRSFFSPERTRAFLAGKRELVGNTMAAGLGIVTPFCSCSACPLFIGFVEAGIPLGVTLSFLIASPMINEVALVLLYGLFGWKIALLYIGSGLVIAITAGWVIGKLSLERYIEDWVRQRRATGANAIPGETLTFEERAQYGLQAVRDIVGKVWPYLLGGIAVGAFIHGYVPQDFLASFMGKNAWWSVPAAVLIGVPVYSNAAGVVPIVQALMEKGAALGTSLAFMMAVVGLSLPEMVILRKVLKPRLLAIFIGVVATGIIVTGYLFNYIL, from the coding sequence ATGGCTCACGAAGAAAAGTGCGATATAGGCTGCGACTGCGGTCCCGGTAACTCACCGGCGCCGGTCCGGGCGGCCCGGCCAGGGCGACTGGCCTGGTGGTTGGGGCTTGGGCTGGTTGCCTGGATTTTGATTTACTACTGGTTGAAACCGGCCGCCGACTTCGTCACCTTCGATCTGTTCAGGCTGGATGAAACAAGCCGGTTCGGCAGCGCCGTGGCTTTTTTCCTCTACGACGCCCCCAAGGTGCTGATGCTCCTGGTGCTCATCATTTTCGGGATCGGCATCGTACGTTCCTTCTTCAGCCCGGAACGCACCCGGGCCTTTCTTGCCGGCAAACGCGAACTGGTGGGCAATACCATGGCAGCCGGGCTGGGTATCGTCACCCCGTTCTGTTCCTGTTCAGCCTGCCCTCTTTTCATCGGTTTCGTCGAGGCCGGCATCCCGCTGGGCGTCACCCTGTCTTTCCTGATTGCCTCGCCGATGATCAACGAAGTGGCGCTGGTCCTTCTCTACGGCCTCTTCGGCTGGAAGATCGCCCTGCTGTACATCGGTTCCGGACTGGTTATCGCCATCACCGCCGGCTGGGTCATCGGTAAGCTCAGCCTGGAACGCTACATCGAAGACTGGGTGCGGCAGCGCCGCGCAACGGGCGCAAACGCCATACCGGGCGAGACCCTCACTTTTGAGGAGAGGGCGCAGTACGGCCTCCAGGCGGTGCGGGATATTGTCGGCAAGGTCTGGCCTTATCTCCTGGGTGGTATTGCGGTGGGGGCTTTCATCCACGGCTATGTGCCCCAGGACTTCCTGGCTTCGTTCATGGGCAAAAACGCCTGGTGGAGCGTGCCGGCCGCGGTGCTTATCGGAGTACCGGTGTATTCCAATGCCGCCGGCGTGGTGCCCATCGTCCAGGCCCTGATGGAGAAAGGCGCTGCTTTGGGAACCTCCCTAGCCTTTATGATGGCGGTGGTCGGCCTGTCGCTGCCGGAGATGGTCATCCTGCGTAAGGTGCTCAAGCCCAGGCTGCTGGCGATATTCATCGGCGTCGTGGCGACCGGTATAATAGTCACCGGGTACCTGTTCAACTATATCCTGTAA
- a CDS encoding permease encodes MTILFKKYQAWLWVAAFLLVTAASFAIGFDPGKTVFTNFRVSLIEMISFVPFIFIVVGLFDVWLPKEQVQKHIGHESGVKGIALVVLLAMLQAGPLYGAFPVAYVLWKKGISVRNLFIYLGAFSSMKIPMLGIEIGYLGIQFTLVRTLITLPLFIGIGFIMERYLKGKHFEVYEVAPAKEPKKQPPGGIKQPAS; translated from the coding sequence GTGACGATACTTTTTAAGAAGTACCAGGCCTGGCTTTGGGTGGCGGCTTTCCTCCTCGTGACCGCCGCATCGTTCGCCATCGGTTTCGATCCCGGGAAGACGGTGTTCACCAATTTCCGGGTGTCGCTGATAGAAATGATCTCTTTCGTGCCGTTCATCTTCATTGTCGTCGGACTGTTCGATGTCTGGCTGCCCAAGGAACAAGTCCAGAAGCATATCGGCCATGAGTCCGGCGTCAAAGGCATCGCCCTGGTCGTCCTGCTGGCCATGCTCCAGGCCGGCCCGCTGTACGGCGCTTTTCCGGTGGCTTATGTCCTGTGGAAAAAAGGCATCAGCGTACGCAACCTGTTCATCTACCTTGGGGCTTTCTCTTCGATGAAGATCCCGATGCTGGGCATCGAGATCGGTTACCTGGGCATCCAGTTTACCCTGGTACGGACACTAATTACACTGCCGCTGTTTATCGGCATCGGTTTCATCATGGAGCGTTACCTGAAAGGCAAGCACTTCGAGGTTTACGAGGTGGCGCCGGCCAAGGAACCCAAAAAGCAGCCGCCGGGCGGGATCAAGCAACCCGCATCATGA